A segment of the Syntrophorhabdaceae bacterium genome:
GATGCCCTTCTCGGTGATGAAGTTCGTGATCAACTGCGCGGGGGTGATGTCGAAAGAATAATACCGCGCCTTCACGTCCTTGACAGTGAGCAACTGTTTCTTCAGGTACTTGACCTCTTCCCCGCCCCGCTCTTCTATGGGGATGTATGTGCCGTTTCCGATGTTGGGATCGAAGGTGGAGACCGGCGCGGCGATAAAGAAGGGGATCCTGAACCGGTGCGCTGCCAGGGCTATCATGAAGGTGCCGACCTTGTTTGCCGTGTCGCCGTTTAAGGCTATCCTGTCAGCGCCGGTGATGACCTTATCTATACCCTTATTGGAGGCGAGAAACCCCACGTTGTTATCGGGGATAAGCTCAACCGGGATTCCTTCCTGGTATAGTTCCCAGACCGTGAGGCGGGCGCCCTGGAGGTAAGGCCTTGTCTCTGTCGCGATGACCTTGATCTTTTTTCCTGACTCATGTGCTGCCCGTATGACACCGAGGGCAGTGCCGTAGCCGCCGGTTGCGAGGGCGCCTGCGTTGCAGTGAGTGAGTATGGTGTCGCCGTCATCGATCAGCTCAGCGCCGTAAAGAGAGAGCATCCTGTTATTCTCGATGTCTTCAACGTGGACCGAGATGGCCTCCTGGAGCATGCTGTCCGGCATATCGAGGTCATCGTGAGACCTGCCATATGCGTCCTTCATTCTCTTCAACGCCCAGGAAAGGTTCACGGCCGTTGGCCTCGTGGCGCTTAGCTTTTGATATATCCTGTCCATATCCTTGCTGGTGAAGCGCCTTTTCGATACGATAACCTCACGGATTCCCAGGACCACGCCGTATGCGGCAACGATCCCGATAAGCGGAGCGCCTCGCACCGTCATATTCCGGATGGCGACCGCGACGTCCTTTACAGTCCTGCAGCGGACGTAGGTCTTCTTGAACGGCAGCTCCCTCTGGTCGAGGAGATACAGCGAGCCATCTTTCCAGTAAATGTGGTCAGTCATGATAAACCCCTTAAAGAAAGCTGTCAGCCATCAGCGATCAGCACAAAGCCTTTTTTGTTTTCACTGTCTACTGACGACTATCTACTGACGACTATCGACTGCCTCTATCATCAGCCCTTCAGCCTCTTCAGCATCAGTTCGTTGAGCAGTTTCGGGTTCGCCTTGCCTTTTGTTTCCTTCATGACCTGGCCGACGAAGAACCCGAGGAGCTTCTCTTTGCCCGCCTTAAACTCTGCCACCTCTTTCGGGGAGCGGGCGATCACCTGGTCAATGGTTGCGATGATCGCGTCTTCATCGGAGATCTGGACCATCCCCTTTTCCTCAACGAGATGTTTCGGGGAGACACCGCTTTTGTATAGTTCCGGGAAGATGTCCTTTGCTATTTTGGCGCTTATCGTATTGTCCTTGATGAGCGACAGCAGCTCCGCGAGGTGAGCCGGAGACAACGGCGAATCCTTCGCCGATGCGTTCCCATCCTTTAATTCGCGGAGGAGCTCCGTCATGATCCAGTTGCTCACTGTCTTTGGTTCAGGGAAGAGCCCGATGGTCTCTTCAAAGTAACGGGCGAGGCCCTTGTCAGAGACGAGGATCTCCACGTCATATCTGGGCAGGCCGTATTCCTTCATGAACCGCTCCGTCTTTTCCACGGGCAGTTCAGGCAGGGATTGCCTGACCTCTTCTATCCATGCATCGTCAACCATAAGGGGAAGGAGGTCCGGTTCAGGAAAGTACCGGTAATCGTGTGCCTCTTCCTTGCCGCGCATCGAATAGGTGATGCCTTCATCGACATTAAAGAGCCTGGTCTCCTGGACAATTGTGCCGCCTTTCCCTATGACATCGATCTGCCGCTGTATCTCGTAGTCGAGGGACCTCTCAATAAATTTGAAGGAGTTGAGGTTTTTCAACTCTGCCCTTGTGCCGAGTTCCTGAGCCCCTTTTTTTCTGACCGACACGTTGGCGTCGCATCTGAAACTTCCCTCTTCCATGTTCCCGTCGCAGATCTCAAGGTAGACGAGGATGTCCCTGAGCGTCTTGAGGTACTGGACAGCCTCTTCGGGTGTCCTCATATCAGGCTCACTGACGATCTCCAGCAGGGGGATGCTGGAGCGGTTGTAATCGACGAGGCTATATGTGCTTGTTTCAATGGTCGCTTCATGAACGAGCTTCCCCGCGTCCTCTTCCATGTGGACCCTCTTTATTCTCATCCTCTTTTTGTCGCCGTTGATGAAGACATCGAGGTAACCGTTCTCACAGATGGGTTCCTCGTATTGGGATATCTGGTAACCTTTTGGAAGGTCCGGGTAATAGTAGTTCTTCCGGGCGAAGATGCTCTTCCGGTTGACATCGCAGTGGAGCGCGATCCCAACCTTGATCGCAAAATCTACCACCTTTTTGTTGAGCACGGGCAGCGCACCCGGCAGCCCCATGCATGTCGGGCAGGTATGACTGTTCGGTTCAGCGCCGAATTTTGTAGAGCACCCGCAAAAGAGCTTGCTGTCCGTTAAAAGATGGGCATGGACCTCAAGACCCATGACGCCTTCGTAATCACCATAATCCATTATATACACCTCATTTTCCGGGGCTCACGTCGCCCCCTCCACGAACAGAGTCCGTGGAGCCTCCCCCTCGCGCTCGTGAACTCGCTACAAAATATAAGGGCTCGGGGTTTGCCCCCTCCAGTATCGAGCATCCAGTACCGAGCACCGGGTTATCAAGAAATATACAACAAGAATCGTGCCTTTTCAAAAGAATTGTCGAGAGGCGGTCAAATAGGTTATAGGTAATATGCAGGACACGACCATATACAATGAACGGTATTTTTTTATGAGACAAAAAAAGAAGAAAGAATTTTTCGGCAGATTTATAAAAACCATCTTTGTCCTTGCAGTGCTTGCGGCAATCGGTTTTGTGGGTTTTTACTTTATGTACCCGAACGTGGCGAAGATGAAAAAGCAGAACCCGGGCAAGACCTCCTTTATGGAATACCGCGAAAAGGAATGGAAACAGAAGGGCAAGAAGATAAAGATACAGAAAAAGTGGGTCTCCCTCAGGGACATCTCCCCCTACCTCGTCAAGGCGGTGATCATATCAGAGGATGACAAGTTCTGGTCACACCACGGTTTTGATCTCGACGCCATCCAGAAGGCGCTGGAAAAGAACGTTGAAAAGGGGAAATTCAAGTTCGGGGGGAGCACCATCAGCCAGCAGCTTACGAAAAACCTCTACCTCACGCCTGACAAGAACCCAATACGGAAATTCAAGGAGGCGGTCATCACCTGGAGGATCGAGCGGACGCTCTCAAAGCGGAGGATACTTGAGCTCTACCTCAATGTCGTCGAATGGGGTGAGGGCATCTTCGGCGCCGAGACGGCGTCACTCCATTATTTCGGCAAACCCGCGGCCCTCCTGACGGCACAGGAAGCAGCCAAACTGGTAGTCATCCTGCCGAACCCAAGAAAGTACCGGTTGGATGGTTCTTCGCAGTACGTGGAGAAGCGAGCACAGATCATTTATAACATCATGGTGAGACGGGGGATAGCGGTGCCTGAATACGATGAGGTGCTGCAACAGAAGGACAACGGAGAAAATCTGCCGGTGATAGAAGATAACCCGGCACAGTAGCCCATGGCTCATAGCTCATAGCAAAACCAAATCCTAAATTCTAATATCTAAATTCTAAACAAGCACGAATGTTCCAATGTACAAAATAACCATGTCATTGCGAGCGCAAGCGCGGCAATCTCATACAATAGGGGTCACCACAGATCGCCACGTTGCTTCGCTCCTCGCGATGACAACACACTTTGAACATTCGATATTTGAATTATGATATTATCTGGAGCTTGGTTATTAGGTGTCTGGGTATTCTCTTTACGCCTAACGCCTTACGCCTAACGGATACATTGCTATCAGCTATCAGCCATGAACTATGAGCTGCCTCTAAAGAGGTACGTCGTCATCTTTTTCCGAAGGAAAATCTTCCTCAACCTCTCCACGGGGGCCTCCTGAGGACCTCCGGTCGTCCCTCTCGCCCCTCTCGCCGATGATGACCTTCATGGTGTTGGCAACGATCTCGACGATCTTGCGTTTATTGCCGTCCCTGCCTTCAAATTCGCGGGACTGGATCTTCCCCTCAACGTAGACGAGGTTCCCTTTCTTTAACTGTTCTGCCCTCTCCGCGAGGTTTCTCCACGCAACGACCCTGTGCCACTCGGTCTTTTCCTGCCAGGCCCCGCTGTTTTTATCTTTCCATGATTCAGAGGTAGCCATATTAAAGGTGGCGACAGGCGCACCGTCTGCGGTATACCGCATTTCAGGGTCTGCCCCGAGCCTTCCGATGAGAATGACCTTGTTCAAACTTGACATCTTTGCCCCCCTCCTATTCTTTCATTATAAAGAATTTTCTCGAAATGTTTTTGTGTTGCTAAACAATATAGTATGTCTTGGAAAATGTCAACGTTCCGCAGTGCCCGCCAGGGGATAAAATAAAGAAAAACAGTTGCAGAATACCTGTAATTACGGGAGAATGGATGAAAAGCGCTGCGGAGCGAACATGGGTGACCTGAGAAAGATGCTTGATCCTAAGACCGTTGCCTTTATTGGCGCAGATGACCGGGAAGGTTCTCGCGAAAGATCGATACTTGACAACCTCCTCTCGTCAGGCGCGAGGCGGGTATGGGCAGTCAACCCGCATAAAAGAAAAGTACTGCACCTCGATTGTTTATCCTCCATATCCGACATAGATGAGCATATCGATCTTGCCGTGATCGTCGCACCCGATGGCCTGCTCCTCTCTGTAACAGAAGAATGCGGAAATAAAGGCGTGGAAGGCGCAATCATAGTCTCTCCAGGCCCTGAGGGTTCCATGGAGGAAAGGAAGGGGTTTGAGGGGAGGATATGGGAGATAAGAAAAGGTTGCGGCATGAGGGTGATCGGACCAAACAGCAACGGCGTCATTCTGCCGCACATCGGCCTCAACGCCACGTTCCTCAAGGCGAATCCTCTGCCGGGCAGCACGGCCTTTATCTCCCAGAGCGGCACCATCGGAAATGCCATGTTATATTGGGGGATCGGCAGCCGGATAGGCTTCAGCATGTTCGCGTCCCTCGGCTCCATGGTGGATGTGGATTTCCCGGACCTCATCGACCTTCTCCAGGAAGATTATTTCACGAAAAGCATCATGCTCTACGTGGAGCGCATAAAGGACGCAAAGAAGTTCATAAGCGCCTCGCGCTATTTCGCGCGGGACAAGCCTATCGTGGTCCTGAAACCGGGAAGGTATCCTGAGAGCACAGAGGCGCTCATTGCCCACACGGGCCTTAAGGTGGGAAACGACGCGGTCTATGACGCGGCCTTCAGGCGGGCCGGCGTAGTAAGGGTAAAAGAGACCGATGATTTCTTCGACACGGCCAAGGTGCTTGTTTCGAGGTCTCTCCCCAGGGGGCCGAACCTTGCGGTGATCACCAATTCGAGCGGCATCGGCATCATCGCCCTTGATACCCTTGCGGAACAGAAAGGGCGGCTTGCCGGGTTCTCGGAGACCGGCATGGAGAAGCTCGACCGGATCATGCCCCGCTTCTGGAGCAGGAGCAATCCCCTTGACCTGTCAGGGGACGCAGACGTGGAGAGATATGTACAGGTAACCGATGTATGTTTGCAGGACGACGGTGTGGACGGCGTCCTCATCGTATATGCACCCACTTCCCACAGCGACCCCGGTGAGCTGGCAAGGAGGCTGGTGGAGGGTGCGTTGAAGACAGCCAGGCCGGTTGTCGCCGTCTGGATGGGCGGTCAATACTCCCGGGAGGGTATTGAGGTCTTCAGGGAGGCAAACGTGCCGGTCTATGAGTCGCCGGAAGACGCGGTCAGGGCCTACCTCTATATGCTCAGATACCACAGGGGCATCGAGCTTTTGTATGAGACGCCGGAGGAGGCGCCTGAAAACGCGATGATGTTGACCAGCCACCTGAGAGACGTGCTCCGCAATGCTATCGGGGAGCAGAGGGACGTCCTGACCCCGGAGGAGTCCGTCAATCTTCTCAAGGATTACGGCATCTCCGTCCTGACAGGCACCGGCCATGGAGACAAGGCCGCGGCACAGGGACACGTTGTCGATGAATGGGCATTGAGATCAATGAGAGACATTGATTTCGGGGCGGCTATCCTCCTGATATCCATGACCGGCAGGATAAAGGGTAGAAGCGGTTTTGCCGTAG
Coding sequences within it:
- the mtnA gene encoding S-methyl-5-thioribose-1-phosphate isomerase; this encodes MTDHIYWKDGSLYLLDQRELPFKKTYVRCRTVKDVAVAIRNMTVRGAPLIGIVAAYGVVLGIREVIVSKRRFTSKDMDRIYQKLSATRPTAVNLSWALKRMKDAYGRSHDDLDMPDSMLQEAISVHVEDIENNRMLSLYGAELIDDGDTILTHCNAGALATGGYGTALGVIRAAHESGKKIKVIATETRPYLQGARLTVWELYQEGIPVELIPDNNVGFLASNKGIDKVITGADRIALNGDTANKVGTFMIALAAHRFRIPFFIAAPVSTFDPNIGNGTYIPIEERGGEEVKYLKKQLLTVKDVKARYYSFDITPAQLITNFITEKGIIEKPFKKYIRMLFD
- the gatB gene encoding Asp-tRNA(Asn)/Glu-tRNA(Gln) amidotransferase subunit GatB, with the translated sequence MDYGDYEGVMGLEVHAHLLTDSKLFCGCSTKFGAEPNSHTCPTCMGLPGALPVLNKKVVDFAIKVGIALHCDVNRKSIFARKNYYYPDLPKGYQISQYEEPICENGYLDVFINGDKKRMRIKRVHMEEDAGKLVHEATIETSTYSLVDYNRSSIPLLEIVSEPDMRTPEEAVQYLKTLRDILVYLEICDGNMEEGSFRCDANVSVRKKGAQELGTRAELKNLNSFKFIERSLDYEIQRQIDVIGKGGTIVQETRLFNVDEGITYSMRGKEEAHDYRYFPEPDLLPLMVDDAWIEEVRQSLPELPVEKTERFMKEYGLPRYDVEILVSDKGLARYFEETIGLFPEPKTVSNWIMTELLRELKDGNASAKDSPLSPAHLAELLSLIKDNTISAKIAKDIFPELYKSGVSPKHLVEEKGMVQISDEDAIIATIDQVIARSPKEVAEFKAGKEKLLGFFVGQVMKETKGKANPKLLNELMLKRLKG
- the mtgA gene encoding monofunctional biosynthetic peptidoglycan transglycosylase; amino-acid sequence: MQDTTIYNERYFFMRQKKKKEFFGRFIKTIFVLAVLAAIGFVGFYFMYPNVAKMKKQNPGKTSFMEYREKEWKQKGKKIKIQKKWVSLRDISPYLVKAVIISEDDKFWSHHGFDLDAIQKALEKNVEKGKFKFGGSTISQQLTKNLYLTPDKNPIRKFKEAVITWRIERTLSKRRILELYLNVVEWGEGIFGAETASLHYFGKPAALLTAQEAAKLVVILPNPRKYRLDGSSQYVEKRAQIIYNIMVRRGIAVPEYDEVLQQKDNGENLPVIEDNPAQ
- the ssb gene encoding single-stranded DNA-binding protein, with product MSSLNKVILIGRLGADPEMRYTADGAPVATFNMATSESWKDKNSGAWQEKTEWHRVVAWRNLAERAEQLKKGNLVYVEGKIQSREFEGRDGNKRKIVEIVANTMKVIIGERGERDDRRSSGGPRGEVEEDFPSEKDDDVPL
- a CDS encoding CoA-binding protein, giving the protein MDEKRCGANMGDLRKMLDPKTVAFIGADDREGSRERSILDNLLSSGARRVWAVNPHKRKVLHLDCLSSISDIDEHIDLAVIVAPDGLLLSVTEECGNKGVEGAIIVSPGPEGSMEERKGFEGRIWEIRKGCGMRVIGPNSNGVILPHIGLNATFLKANPLPGSTAFISQSGTIGNAMLYWGIGSRIGFSMFASLGSMVDVDFPDLIDLLQEDYFTKSIMLYVERIKDAKKFISASRYFARDKPIVVLKPGRYPESTEALIAHTGLKVGNDAVYDAAFRRAGVVRVKETDDFFDTAKVLVSRSLPRGPNLAVITNSSGIGIIALDTLAEQKGRLAGFSETGMEKLDRIMPRFWSRSNPLDLSGDADVERYVQVTDVCLQDDGVDGVLIVYAPTSHSDPGELARRLVEGALKTARPVVAVWMGGQYSREGIEVFREANVPVYESPEDAVRAYLYMLRYHRGIELLYETPEEAPENAMMLTSHLRDVLRNAIGEQRDVLTPEESVNLLKDYGISVLTGTGHGDKAAAQGHVVDEWALRSMRDIDFGAAILLISMTGRIKGRSGFAVGLPPLNRVLARHLIEEAEFSTTGGSAARRMEEVLINFAKLIGDFPEIAEIEIECVVTDGGEVYARHATIQVDKDYRKGIVQYPHLVIMPYPARYTMPWKIRDG